A region of Polyodon spathula isolate WHYD16114869_AA chromosome 4, ASM1765450v1, whole genome shotgun sequence DNA encodes the following proteins:
- the LOC121314564 gene encoding cytochrome c oxidase assembly factor 1 homolog, with amino-acid sequence MPASINSLQKMAIYMGVVSGGGCAMMYYLMQKNFARSEYYHRALEQLRDHHTAMESLGAPPLQVHNVRLTDRHNRVDKTTAKIKIPVSGSKSAGYLYIYSIRDTIMNRWCLQEVVLQLRDGQRIEVYDPSVEDDEVKQECFGQSAMATS; translated from the exons ATGCCAGCTTCAATAAACAGCCTGCAAAAGATGGCCATCTACATGGGGGTAGTGTCTGGAGGAGGATGTGCAATGATGTATTATCTGATGCAAA AAAACTTTGCTAGGTCAGAATACTATCACCGTGCACTGGAGCAGCTCAGAGATCACCACACAGCAATGGAATCTCTTGGGGCTCCACCACTACAAGTACACAACGTCAGGCTGACAGACAGACATAACAGAGTGGACAAAACAACTGCAAAG ATCAAAATCCCAGTGTCTGGGTCTAAATCTGCTGGATATCTCTATATCTACTCTATCAGGGACACTATAATGAACAG gtGGTGTTTACAGGAGGTTGTGCTGCAGCTCAGGGATGGACAGAGGATCGAAGTTTATGACCCCAGTGTAGAAGATGATGAGGTGAAGCAGGAGTGTTTTGGGCAGTCGGCCATGGCAACTTCCTAG